One window of the Solanum stenotomum isolate F172 chromosome 11, ASM1918654v1, whole genome shotgun sequence genome contains the following:
- the LOC125843631 gene encoding subtilisin-like protease SBT3.17 encodes MQKIQIIFLVYFFVAAMTDSEPPSTEAKVYIVHTENPQDQQPEEFHIKTLASVLGRQDAAKEALIYSYKHAASGFAAKLTPEQVSELAKKPGVLQIVPSKTLHLHGPERM; translated from the exons ATGCAGAAAATCCAAATCATTTTCTTGGTTTACTTTTTTGTTGCAGCAATGACAGATTCTGAACCACCATCCACAGAAGCAAAAGTGTATATTGTTCATACTGAAAATCCTCAAGATCAACAACCTGAGGAGTTTCatatcaagaccttagcttctGTTCTTGGCAGGCAG GATGCTGCAAAGGAGGCTTTGATTTACAGTTACAAGCATGCGGCTAGTGGGTTCGCTGCCAAGCTGACTCCTGAGCAGGTTTCTGAGCTTGCAA AAAAACCTGGGGTCTTGCAAATTGTCCCAAGCAAAACCCTCCATTTACATGGACCGGAGCGTATGTGA
- the LOC125843607 gene encoding long chain acyl-CoA synthetase 9, chloroplastic has translation MGPYVAGVLVPLVVTILLQNRRSRKKRGLPADVGGEPGYAIRNSRFTAPVETAWDGITTLAELFEYSCKKHYHKKLLGTRKLLSREMEVSADGRSFEKLHLGDYEWLSYGQAFEIVCNFSSGLALLGHQREERVAIFADTCEEWLMALQSCFRRNVTVVTIYASLGEEALCYSLNQTEVTTVICGQKELKKLVDISGQLDTVKRVICIDNEIPSSAIVAAGSNWVLKTFSEVETLGRGNPVDPDLPLAADIAVIMYTSGSTGLPKGVMMTHRNVLATASAVLTIVPGLGSKDVYLAYLPLAHILELAAETIVPGIGGSIGYGSPLTLTDTSNKIKKGTKGDASALSPTVMAAVPAILDRVRDGVRKKVDAAGGLSKKLFDLAYSRRLSAINGNWLGAWGLERHFWNLLVFKKVQAILGGRIRFILSGGAPLSGDTQRFINICLGAPIGQGYGLTETCAGGTFSDYDDTSVGRVGPPLPCSYIKLIDWAEGGYLTSDSPMPRGEIVIGGPNVTVGYFKNEEKTKEVYKVDERGMSWFYTGDVGQFHADGCLEIIDRKKDIVKLQHGEYVSLGKVEAVLIVSPYVDNIMLHADPFHSYCVAIVVAAQAAVEDWARKHGINFVDFQELCQKEETIKEVYASLVKAAKGARLEKFEIPAKIKLLSEAWTPESGLVTAALKLKRDVIKKAFSQELAQLYSS, from the exons ATGGGGCCTTATGTTGCTGGTGTTCTTGTTCCTCTGGTAGTAACTATTCTCCTTCAGAATAGAAGAAGTCGAAAAAAGCGAGGCTTGCCTGCTGATGTTGGTGGTGAACCTGGCTATGCTATCAGAAACAGTCGGTTCACTGCACCGGTAGAAACAGCATGGGATGGAATCACAACCCTGGCAGAGCTTTTTGAGTATTCATGCAAAAAGCACTATCACAAGAAGTTACTAGGAACTCGGAAACTGCTTTCCAGAGAGATGGAAGTATCTGCAGATGGAAGGTCATTCGAGAAACTACACTTGGGTGATTATGAGTGGTTGAGTTATGGTCAGGCATTTGAGATTGTGTGCAATTTCTCCTCTGGTTTGGCACTACTTGGGCACCAAAGAGAAGAACGTGTGGCCATTTTTGCTGATACATGTGAAGAATGGTTAATGGCATTACAG AGTTGCTTCAGACGCAATGTGACAGTGGTTACTATTTATGCATCACTTGGTGAAGAGGCCTTGTGTTACTCACTAAATCAG ACAGAGGTTACTACTGTCATTTGTGGGCAAAAGGAACTAAAGAAACTTGTAGACATTAGTGGACAACTTGATACCGTCAAACGTGTGATATGCATAGACAATGAGATTCCATCAAGTGCCATCGTTGCTGCAGGGAGCAACTGGGTATTGAAGACCTTTTCCGAGGTGGAAACTCTTGGCCGAGGAAACCCTGTTGACCCAGATTTACCTCTTGCAGCTGATATTGCAGTGATCATGTATACCAGCGGAAGTACTGGTCTGCCCAAG GGTGTGATGATGACACACAGGAATGTTCTAGCTACAGCTTCTGCTGTTCTGACAATTGTACCCGGTCTTGGAAGCAAGGATGTTTACTTAGCATACCTGCCGCTTGCTCATAttctcgagcttgcagcagag ACCATAGTACCTGGGATTGGTGGTTCTATAGGATATGGTTCTCCTCTGACCCTTACTGATACTTCAAATAAGATAAAGAAAGGAACAAAAGGAGATGCCTCTGCGTTAAGCCCAACTGTGATGGCAGCTGTCCCTGCCATTCTTGATCGGGTTCGAGATGGCGTGCGTAAAAAG GTAGATGCTGCAGGTGGATTATCCAAAAAACTGTTTGATTTGGCATATTCTCGTAGACTGTCTGCAATTAATGGTAATTGGCTTGGAGCTTGGGGCTTAGAAAGACATTTCTGGAACCTTTTAGTGTTTAAGAAGGTTCAAGCAATTCTTGGCGGACGTATCCGTTTTATCCTGTCAGGAGGAGCTCCTCTCTCAGGTGATACTCAGAGATTTATCAACATATGCCTTGG TGCTCCAATAGGCCAAGGTTATGGTCTTACCGAGACCTGTGCTGGTGGAACATTTAGTGATTATGATGATACTTCTGTTGGACGTGTTGGTCCTCCACTTCCTTGCTCGTACATCAAG TTGATAGATTGGGCTGAGGGCGGATATCTAACAAGTGATTCCCCAATGCCTCGAGGTGAAATTGTTATTGGTGGACCAAATGTTACCGTtggatattttaaaaatgaggAGAAGACGAAAGAAGTGTACAAG GTTGACGAGAGAGGAATGAGCTGGTTCTACACAGGTGACGTAGGGCAATTTCATGCAGATGGTTGCCTTGAGATAATTGACCGTAAAAAAGACATTGTTAAACTTCAACACGGGGAATATGTTTCCTTGGGGAAG GTTGAGGCTGTTCTTATTGTCAGTCCCTATGTTGACAATATAATGTTACATGCCGATCCTTTCCATAGTTATTGTGTAGCTATAGTGGTGGCCGCTCAAGCTGCTGTGGAAGACTGGGCTAGGAAGCACGGAATTAACTTTGTCGATTTTCAAGAGTTATGTCAGAAGGAAGAAACTATCAAGGAGGTGTATGCTTCCTTAGTGAAG GCAGCGAAAGGTGCTCGTTTGGAGAAGTTTGAGATCCCAGCGAAGATCAAGTTGTTATCGGAAGCATGGACACCAGAATCTGGGCTTGTGACTGCAGCCTTGAAGCTGAAGAGGGATGTCATTAAGAAGGCCTTCTCACAGGAACTAGCTCAGTTATATTCTTCATGA